gtgacggtgatgtgatccgcgcagggctttgcctaagcactacgacaatatgaccggaggagtaactgtgaaggggggcactgcacatggctaagagaacaattgatgtactttggggtgccccccagcccccgtatataaaggaggagagggaggatgccgaccctagggggcgcgccatggggggaacgacttggactcctagtcctagtcggcccccttccttctttcggagggggaaagggggaaggagagggggagggggaaggaaaggggggccacgccccctcctcttgtccaattcgaactgcccatggggggcgccaccccttgtgggctgccctctctctcccctatggcccatagtggcccattactttccctggggggttccggtaatccctcggtactctgataaatatctgaaacgctccgaaaccattccggtgtccgaatactatcgtccaatatatcaatctttacctgtCGGCTATTTCGAGActactcgtcatgtccgtgatctcatccgggactccgaacaatcttcggtcaccaaaacacataactcataatacaaatcgccatcgaacgttaagcgtgcggaccctacgggtttgagaactatgtagacatgaccgagacacatctccgatcaataaccaacagcggaacctggatgctcatattggttcctacatattctacgaagatctttatcggtcaaaccgcaatgacaacatacgtcattccctttgtcatcggtatgttacttgcccgagactcaatcgtcggtatcctcatacctagttcaatctcattactggcaagtctctttactcgttccgtaatgaaccaccgcgcaactaactcattagtcacatttcttgcaaggcttatcatgatgtgcattaccgagagggcccagagatacctctccgatactcggagtgacaaatcctaatctcgatctatgccaacccaacaaacaccttcagagacatctgtagagcatcttaataatcacccagttacgttgtgacgtttgatagcacacaaggtgttcctccggtattcgggagttgcataatctcatagtcaaaggaatatgtataagtcatgaagaaagcaataccaataaaacttaacgatcatttatactaagctaacagatgggtcttgtccatcacatcattctcctaatgatgtgatcccgttcatcaaatgacaacacatgtctatggtcaggaaacttaagcatctttgattaacgagctagtcaagtagaggcatactagggacactttgttttgtctatgtattcacacatatatcaagtttccggttaatacaattctagcatgaataataaacatttatcatgatataaggaaatataaataacaactttattattgcctctagggcatatttccttcatgctACCAGACAAGTTTGTTGCTGGAGGTAtaatcactaagcttcctccttcgtggaggaactttcctaccttactgaagcataagagacaggagttttccattccggatctcattggtactctttatgtggaagaaaaggcgagagcaaaggacacacgtgctcaaggtattgagggaggatgctcctcctccgccgcccgcctcgccacacCACGCCTCTTCAcaacgcgccgcgggttgcgggaatgagctgagccgatgtctaaatttttgccacgcacaACGAGTATACGAAAGGTCACGCGAAAGCTGAAACGTTTTCTGTAGTGGACACTGAATCTGAACGAGTGCCACTTCGGCTAAAGTCTGTTCGCTTCGTCTCCCTCTTTTGCTTCACCTCCCGTCGCTggcctctcgcctccttctcttgcgcctataaaagggaggtcgctcctcccAGAGAGACGCACCAGAACAACACAACCTCTCTCGCCTCCAAGTTCCTGACCACTGAGCTACTGCTACGAtcttccccatcccggcttgcGCCATGCACCGCAGGATGGGACAGTAGGCCTACGAAACTGcacctctttgagtcctgtacgggagaagggtgataaagtttttggggagcgctccgcgcgactactgacttcttcatcacggacgccttggactccgacgactacttccccgacgacgacttcttcccgaACGTCAACAACCTCAtcgacgacatggctggcgaggatgtcgaccccaagtccagtgctgctactgctgctgctgtccAGTACATGTTCTTGATCTTTCTCTTAGAAGTCCTGCCACAATTCTTTGTTCTACTGTCTGCCCTACATATGTTAGGTTCTACTTCATATATGCAACTTGCTCTACTGTCTGCTCTAGACATGTTTGGTTACAGTTCATATTTGCAGATGCTATTTACCTTCTCTCTGTCAGATCGCATGACTTGTTTTATATCTGCTATATtggtcatgctttatctagtatttctgttaataaaatcattcggTAAATTGCTCACATTTCCAAcattggagacactgacatgaaggatgttgggtatggtatatttcccactattctttcagtatgtcattctcctgattggttgattgacacgggtgctaatgtacatgtatgcggtgatatttccatgttttcgtcttatcagaCCGCAGGGACTTCCACCGTCCTGATGGGCAACGATTcaagtgcttctgttcatggtgttggcacggtcgatctgaagtttacttcggggaagatcgtgcggctgaagaacgtgcattatgtcccctctgtcaataaaaatcttgttagaggatctcttctgtgtagagatggctacaagcttgtctttgagtcgaataaatttgtaatatccaagtatggaacatttgttggtaaaggctatgagtcaggaggcATGTTTCGTATATCCTTATCAtacgtttgcaataaagttgttaatcatgtttgcaacaatagtgaaCCAAATGTGtagcattcacgtctttgtcatgttaactttggttgcatgtcgcaACTAgtgaagttgaacttaatccctagtttcaccactgtcaaggggtctaagtgtcaagtgtgtgtgcaagctaagcaacctcgtaagtctcatGTGGCGgcggaaacgagaaatcttgcaccactagagctcatacattcagatctatgtcaaatgaatggtgttttgacaaaaggtggaaagaagtATTTTATGACGttaattgatgactccactagacTCTGTcatgtgtatcttctgaaatctaaggatgaggctcTGAACTATTTCAAGATCTACAAAGCTGatgtggaaaaccaacttgatcgaaagatcaagaggcttaggtccgatcgtggtggagagtatttctCAAATGAATTTGATtccttttgtgcggaacatggtataatccatgagaggatgCCTCCCTATTCATCTCAGTTAAATGGGGGTGGCCGAAATAAAGAACcatactctaactgatttggttaacgctatgttagacacatcgggtctctccaaggcatgggGGGAAGCGatattgacggcatgtcatgtcctaaaccgagttcccacaaagaacAAAGTGATAGCTCCATTCGgggaatgggagaagaaaaggttaaagctctcttatctacgaacttggggttgtttggcgaaagtcaatgtgccaattccaaagaagcacaagcttggaccaaagactgtggattgtgttttcttgggatatgcttttcatagcattggttatagattcttggttgtaaaatttgaggtacctgacatgcatgtcggtacgatcatggagtcgaatgatgcgactttctttgaagatatttttcccatgaaggatatggctacctcGTCTAATCgggagatgcctagttcatcgaatcaggaaccAGTTACAATTACAGAACCTACCATTTTgatggaacactttgaaaatcctgtggaggagaacaatgaagttcctactaggagcaagagacagaggactacaaagtcttttggtgatgattttcttgtgtatctcatagatgacactcccagttctatttcagaggcctatgcatctgaagatgctgactactggaaggaagcggtccgtagtgagatggattccatcttggcaaatgaaacttgggagatcactgatcgtccttatgggtgcaaacctatatggtgcaaatgggtattcaagaatAAACTTAgccctgatggtactattgagaAATACAAGGCACATCTCGTggccaagggttatacccaaaaggaaggtgaagacttctttgatacttactcacctgtggctcgaTTAACCACTATTCGAGTACTACTTTCTCTAGGGGCCTCACagggtcttctcgttcatcaaatggatgttaagactgctttcctaaatggagagttggatgAGAAAATTTAcatggaacaaccagatgggtttctagtagatggtcaggaaggaaaagtgtgcaagttgctgaagtctttgtatggacttaagcaagcacccaagcagtggcatgagaagtttgaaagaactttaacaactgcaggctttgttgtaaacgaagctgataaatgtgtgtactatctccatggtgggggcgagggagttatcctttgcttgtatgttgatgacatactgattttccgaacaaatctgaatgttattaaggaggtcaaggatttcctatatcgttgttttgagatgaaggatttaggagtggctgatgtcatcctgaacatcaagttgttgagagacgatgatggtgggattacattgcttcaatctcactatgtggaaaagatcttgagtcgctttggttatagtgactgcaagccctctcgAACACCATACGATGCCAGTGTGCTGCTTCGAAAGAATCaaagaattgctagagatcaattgaaatattctcagattattggatcgcttatgtacttagccagtgctacaagacctgacatctcttttgttgttagcaaactgagtcggtttgtctcaaaaccaggagatgtgcattggaaagctctagagagagttttgcgttatttgaaaggcactgcgaattatggaattcactacactaggcacccaaaggtgcttgaagggtatagtgactcaaactggatctcatatgctgatgagataaaggccacgagcggatatgtattcactcatggaggtggcgctgtttcttggaagtcttgcaagcagaccatcttaacaaggtcaacaatggaagcagaactcacagcactagatacagctacggtcgaagcagattggcttcgtcggctcttgaatgacttgccggttgttgagaaacctgtaccgggtatccttatgaactgcgacaatcaaactgtgatcacgaaAGTAAGCAtctcaaaggataacatgaagtcatcaagacacgttcagagaaggttaaagtctgtcagaaaaatgaaaaactccggagttattgcattggattatatccaaacgtctaaaaatctggcagatccttttactaagggtctatcacgtaatgtgatagataatgcatcgagggagatgggtatgagacccacaatatgggttgttcacagtggtaacctagtctatgtgatcggagatcccgtgaattagatgcGGAAGACAAGTTGTTGGTCAACttagaggagagtatccttactgttaacaataccactccatgaagatgcaatactctcctaaatttgcatggcaggttgatgtatatcttaatgtgttctaagtggctcattgaagcagatatgttgtcctgcagaacatcttttgaagaacgcACCTATATAAGTATGATTGTTAAAtgtcgcaatctatgagagtagggttctctctagtaaactcatgaaaggtctcggagtatgacgcataagctccacccgcggggaagacccacggtagccacgTATCGGTTAAGGCTTTgtgtgaagctagattcgcagaaaacttgcagttcaaggcccagtccactgttcaagttgcttactagtgtagcatagagttctaggtggaagttcaacttaacagtctccactacagtaccggtatataaaacagtgttttggaaccaaaggcaaattttgtgtgcctctcggatctggtgggggattgctggaattttgtctattttgggccagcccaatagcagtttcagaaattcctaataaatcctagaggcccacgcagcccattcgtgcaaggcaagaggtggaactaaagtttagtccgACATTGCTAGTTTGgtgggagttggacctccttataagggaggatgcttccccacatgtatgagcatgagaacaagagggacattcacgcgcgctcctcctccgctgCCCGCCTTGCCATGCCACGCCACACCTCgtcgcgggttgcgggaatgagccgagccgatgtaTAAATTTTTACCACGCACGACtggtatacgaaaggtcacacAGAAGTTGAAAAGATTTTTGCTATAGTGGAGACTGAATGCGAACGGCGCATCCCTTCAGCCGCTGGCTGTTCACTTCGCCTCCCTCTCTTCGTTTCACCTCCCGTTgctgccctctcgcctccttctcttgcgcctataaaagggaggtcgctcctttcagagagacgcaccagaacttcttcttcctctcgccaccggTTCCAATCTCTGAGCTGCTGATGTCTTCCTCATCCCGACTTGCGGCGTGCACTGTgagtcgggacagtaggcctccaaAACCGCACCTCTTTTAGTCATGTACGGGAGAAgagtgataaggtttttggggagcgctctgcGCGACTACTGACTTTTTATCACGGACGCCCCGGACTCCAATGACTACTTCCCctacgacgacttcttccccgacgtctgCAACCTCCTTGACGACATGGCTAGCGAGGACACCAACCCCAAGACCGGTGCTTCTGCTCCCGTCCCGTACGTTCTCATACTCTTTCTGTTACAGGTTCTGCCACAACTTCTTGCTCTAGTGTATATTCTAGATGTGTTCAGTTCTAGTTCATATATGCATATGCTATTTACCTTCTCTCTGTCAGATTGCAAgctatattagtcatgctttatctagtatttccgtTAGTAAAATTATTCGGTAAATTGCTCATTTTTCCAACAAAAACAATGTAACTTATGACTTGCATGCAGTACTTGCTCATGTGGCATAGTTACATTTCTAGAAAAAATAGCTAGTgggttgtactccctccgtaaactaatataaaagcatTTAGATTATTATTTTAGttatctaaacactcttatattagtttacagagggagtacctaTTTAGGATAGTGGGTTGTacctatttaggaatagaagatatCACTAGAGACCAGTTCAGCTGGTGCAGGATTTTTGAGCCCAGACCGGGGAAATGTGGGGGCATCTTTTTCAGTTCGATCACAGATTCCGCTGCACCAATCACAGACCACGCGCTCAGGTTTCGGAATCTCAGCAGCTCTGCTGGCTTTCGGCCACCACGGAACGGCAGAGAGCAGGGCAGCGACAGCGGGCCCGCGCCGCAGCCACCGCGCCCACAATCCACATGCCGCTCCGCGTTCACTCTCCAGCGCCTTCCTCCCTCCCCGttctccccccctctctctctcttatcGCTTCCGAGCTCTCATGGCCGCACACCCCGCGCGCTAAGCAAGCCTGACAGCCCGACCCCATGAGGCAGCCGCACCTCCTCTCGCCGCAGCGGCTCTCCCCCTCGCCCGTCCTCTCCCCCCACTTCTCGCCGCCCTGCGCGGCGCAGGGCGGCTCGCCATGGCGGTGGCGCCACCGCCGGGCCTTCCACCCGCCGCTCTCCTCGCTGCGGGAGTCCGACAAGGGCACGCTGCGCAAGGCCTCGCCCAACCTCCCCTTCCGGctcggcggcgggggcggccgcAGCCCCGACGACCGCCGCTCCGCCGCCGGCCaggagaagaaggggaagaaggagaaggacgaggaggaggaagagggcgaAGGGTTCTCGGGGGCCCTCACCGGGACGCTGCTCGCCGGGGCGGTGCTGGTCGGGGTCGTAGGGGGGTTCGGGGCCGCCGGGTACGTGTACAAGGACCAGATCAATACCTTCctcacgcacttctccgggttcaTTGAGGGTAATGGAACCAATAATCCAGCTGTGCTCCTAGCTCTGCTTGCTTTGTACTACTACCTGTTTGGCCTAAGCTGTGCTCTTagtagtactgaaattagtgaaaTGTCTTGTGAATTCTGCGTTCAAATATAGCTGGTGATTCTGGTGCTTAGATAATAGATACTACTCCGTAGCGGCGCATGATAGCAAGACCATTGGACTGCAGAACTAGCCATTCACATATCTTCTGATTCCTGTTTGATCATTATGAATTCTTTCAAGTAAACGCCTTCCTTGGACATTCTTGGTTAACTTTTTGTATTGCTTTGCATGAACAGGCTATGGCACTGCTGGATACGCGTTGTTTATACTTGCCTATGCAGGATTGGAGGTATATTCTTGAGTTATCAACCTTACTTCTCTACCTTCTTGTCAAGGCTTATGATCATTTCCACCTAAACTAGTTAGTCCACTACAGATCTTGATCTTGTCATAGAATTTAGGGTTGCAACTTTGGATTAATCCTAATGATGTTGTTTGTTTGATTCAGGTTCTTGCAATTCCAGCAGTACCGTTGACCATGTCGGCAGGTCTATTATTCGGTAGTGTTACTGGTACTATTATGGTTTCAATCAGTGGGACAGTAAGTAACTTCAACATGAAGAGCATTTCTGTTTTAATTCTGCTGTTGTGCATTTTCTCATTGAACTTTGTCGACTGTATAGCTAGCTGCCGCTGTGGCCTTTCTCATCGCTAGATACTTTGCTAGAGAGCGCATTCTTAAGATGGTTGAAGGAAACAAGAAGTTTCTGGCGATTGATAAAGCAATAGGTGAAAATGGATTCAAGGTTGTGACTCTGCTTCGCTTGAGTCCCCTATTACCTTTCTCCCTTGGGAACTACCTGTACGGTTTGACTTCAGTCAAGTTCTTACCCTACGTGTTGGGCAGGTTAGTTTCTACTCCCACTTCCTTATTTTATTTTGGCATTCTCCGTGAATCTAACAGAAATAATGAAGTACATATTCCTGCACACAGAAAAATTAAGTACATAGCCTTAAACTTCTATTCCACAGAGCAAACTGCATTCATTGAGAAATTTAGCTGTTCTTAACGACCTGTTAACTTACAGTTTCATATGCATGATTCATGATGCAGTGTAGTAATGTTATTACGGACGCATGCGATTAACAAAATCAAAGGAGTAGCAAATACCATATACCTTATTAAGGGACTGACAACTTTTTGATCCAATACAAATTGAGCATTCCTTGGGACTGACAACTTTTTGATCCAATACAAATTGAGCATTCCTTTGTGAAGGAATATTACACTGAAATTTTTTCCATCAGTATATATTTTTCCTAAAGCAATTTTTACCTCAGATATTGCTTTTGTACGTATGCAGTTGGTTGGGTATGCTTCCAGGAACATGGGCTTATGTCAGTGCTGGTGCATTTGGGCGAGCTATAATCGTAAGTTCGTAAACCGTTGATCTTTTCTTAGTTCACCTTTTCTTTGCAAACTTGCTTTTGTTGCTACATCATGGATACTGCTCCACTATACAGTATATACTCTTTCAAGCCATCAAAAATGCTTTACAGACATATGTGTTCTCTACTCTTATATAGAATACTACCCCCTCTGTAAACTAATGTAGGACGTTTTAGAGACTTGACACAAGTCTCTAAAACGTcctatattagtttacagagggagtagctcATAAGAACCGTCTCCATCCCATGGATATGGGGGTGTCTTGCAGCATGTTGACGTATCTGCTTTCTAGTGAAGTGTCCAGAATGTAATAGCACTTGTATATATCAAAATGCGGACACCTTAATCCAACTCAAGGCACCCCTTAAGTCTATAGTGTGCTTTGCTGTCGCTGGTAGCAGCTCAAATATTTCAGCAAAGTATTAGAACATGGTGTTTCATTTGATACTTTGAAAATTCAGTTGTATCTGTAGTCAGGACGGTTGAACTATAGAGGTACCGTAGTTCATTCAAACCTAATAAAAATAAACTTTCTTGAGTGAAACAATGATGAACTCATAAGGTCGATGAGATCTTTTTTTTTAATCAAGTGGCTTGAATACTTGGAACCATGAGATGGCTCCCTCGTTTTGCAGCAAGATGAGACGGAGATCGGTTTGGGAGGAAACAACCAGCTATTGACACTGGGCATAGGCCTATTAGTTACAGCCGTTGCTGCTACTTATGTAACACGGCTTGCTAAGGTAATTAAGCTTTTGTAGTATATGTATATAGTAACAGTGGGAATCAACTACTGAGATGTGTTATTTCCTTTTTGTCAACCTCGGCTACTATTGCTAACTGCTTCTCCTCTTTGTTTTCCAGGATGCTGTAAAGGATATTGACGACGAATAGAATGGTAGGATTACATAGCAAAAGGGCCATTCAAATAGCAAAGTAGCACGAGAATGTACATCACTGGCATCTTTTGGTGCAATCTAATCTAGAAATACAAGCGATTGTCAGAGGAAAAAACAAAGGTCTCTTCTCAGTGTCCTCATCCAGCTCTCCCATACACATCCCTACGCTGGATCTgtcaaaaataaaaaatgaggCGATGGTTGTTCGTTGTTGTACCTGCTCTGCCAACGCCGAACTTACCAGCAGTTGGCGTCCCTCATATGATCTCCTTGCCGTACGCCTTGGTGACCATCTTGATCGCGGCGTGGCAGTCGCCGCACACCCGAAGGTTCTCCTGAGGCTTATAGCTTAAGCATCTTCCCTCAAGAATATTAGTATACCTACTTACATTCAAAAGATTTTGCAAAAATTCAACATGGATAAATCATATCCATCCAAAACACGTATAGTTGCCAGATCCCTGGATATGAATAAAGATCCTTTTAGACATCAGGATGATGACGAAGAGATATTAGGACCTGAGATTTGATGACAAAGAGATATTAGGACCTGAGTTTTCATATTTCAGTGGAGTGCTAATGTACCTTGCAATTGCACTAGGCTTGATATCGCATTTGTGGTAAATTTATTAGCTAGGCACAACGCTGCTCCAACAAAATGTCATTGGACGTGAGTGAAAAATATCTACAGATACATGCATGGCATAAAAGATTTTGGGATTATTTTATAAAAAAAACAAGACATGCTATGATAGATTATACAAATGCTGGCTATTTATCTGATCCATAATGCTTGGTCTGGTGACAGACAagttttgtattcctatatgatgGAACTGCCTTTCCATGGAAGTCAACAAAACAGACTTTGGTAGTAACTTTCACTAATCATTCTGAAATAAATCGAATTATATGAAATATCACGAGAATGTGTTTGACTTCGTAGAGTGATTAACCACATTCAAACTTCACGTGGTGTTGGTGTTGGTTCATTAGGATCACCAACTATTATCTGTGAAGATAATGCCACTTGCATTGCTCAGATGAACAAGTGTTATATAAAAGTAATATCAGAAAACATATTGCTCCTAAATTGTTCTTTCTTCATGAATTACAAAAGAATGGAAAAATTGATACTTTGCAAACCAAATCGCGTGACAGTCTAGCATATTTTTTCACAAAGTATTCACCAACATCGAAATGCCTGAAATGTATTCATAGAATTGGTATGAGACGACTTTGACATTTGCATAGTTCAAGGGGGGAGAAATCTCCTAAAGTTAATTATAAACTATTAATTATCATCAGATAATGAATATTGTACTTTTTTTCTTTATTAGTAAGCGTGCACGTGCAACCCACGTCTAAACTAATGTACATTGTATCAACAtcaaaaaaattgaaattcaGACAAAGTGCACAATACCTAAATTTCACAGACAAGTAATTTGAtttatttttttgaaatattATTCTTCACGAATCAATATGCCTTTTTTAGAGGTGAATCTGTATGCCTCTTTAATCCAAATATTAGACCTTCTTTCATATATGTTGCATCAATTTTCTTTTGTGGGGTCATCAATTATATATTCTGTTACAACAATACACACTTTTCCAATATATAGTTTCCCAGACACATATAATCTCCTGCAAGTGAATTCTGGTATATGAATGAATTGTGTTCAGGCTGGCTTCGGCCCATCGTATTTCACATATACAATCATTTGAAATTTGCAATTCATATTATTACAATATAATCCAATAGAAGCTCGTATCCCCTTGTTGGGCAATCAACAATTTAAAGGGTTCATTCTCCATTTTTTTTATAACGATTATACCTCGCATCCACACTTGAATTTTAGAGTTGTTGTTGGTGATATTGATTCCATGAATAGAGGTTTCAAGTGCCAAAGTCATATTCTGCTCCCGAGCTCAAATGCTCACTTATGAACAGtaaaaaaatcaatttttttttatattttttgggTCAACTTTGACAAATGTTTTGTGTGCATGCAAATTTTTAGCACGAAATGACATTCTTGGAAGTCGTGGAAAAAAACAAAATCGATGTTCAAAAATGCTAGTTTCGAAAACATTTTGGAAGCTGATTTTGTTTTTTCTGCCACACcttccacgaatgtcatttcATGCTAAATTTTTGCAAGCATGCAAAATATTTGTCGAAGTTTACCACAAAAAAAATCAGaactttttgaatttttttattatttttttgattttactgCTCATAAGAGCGCATTTGAGCTCGGGAGTAGGTACTCCGCGTCCTTTCAAGTGCAGCCTTGTTGCCGTTCTCACTATTCTGCGGAATCAAAAGATTGGAATCATTTTCTAAGCATGGATT
The Aegilops tauschii subsp. strangulata cultivar AL8/78 chromosome 3, Aet v6.0, whole genome shotgun sequence genome window above contains:
- the LOC109773646 gene encoding uncharacterized protein yields the protein MRQPHLLSPQRLSPSPVLSPHFSPPCAAQGGSPWRWRHRRAFHPPLSSLRESDKGTLRKASPNLPFRLGGGGGRSPDDRRSAAGQEKKGKKEKDEEEEEGEGFSGALTGTLLAGAVLVGVVGGFGAAGYVYKDQINTFLTHFSGFIEGYGTAGYALFILAYAGLEVLAIPAVPLTMSAGLLFGSVTGTIMVSISGTLAAAVAFLIARYFARERILKMVEGNKKFLAIDKAIGENGFKVVTLLRLSPLLPFSLGNYLYGLTSVKFLPYVLGSWLGMLPGTWAYVSAGAFGRAIIQDETEIGLGGNNQLLTLGIGLLVTAVAATYVTRLAKDAVKDIDDE